CATTAAGTGCGGATTTGAGCAAGGAGCTTTTTGTATGGGGGCCTAGGCCAAAATTTCTCCAAGATAGATTGAAAGCGTATAAACTCGATCCGCAGAATATTACCCCAAAGGAGTTTGCTGACGGCACGCATCTGTGGTACGCAAGGGATAAAAATAAGGCGATCGCGGAGGAACTCACTCCTTTGATTGCTTCAACTATATAAATTATGCGAATCGCACTGATATCCGGAGGTTCCGGTCTTGTAGGCAAGGCTATTCTTCACCAGCTTTTTAAAAATGAAGACTACGATTATGTATTGAGCGTTGGTCGAAGGAAGTTGGCCATTAAGCAGCAGAAGCTAGTACAGATAGAGGGCGATATGGCTAAGTTGTTGAATTGGGATTGGGAGGAAAAGGTTCGAGCACAGAGTTTGGGAGGTGAGCATAATTCACTTCTGGAAGCTTTAGCAGAAAAGACTGCCGAAGTTCATGCCTTTTCAGCGCTAGGGACTACCATTAAGCAGGCTGGATCTAAGGAGAAGTTTTATGCGATTGACCATGATCTGGTCATCGAATTTGCCAAATGGGCTAAATCCCTGAATGCTTCGAAATTTCTTTATGTCTCGGCTTCTGGTGCAGATGCGAACTCTTCAATTTTCTACAGCCAGACTAAAGGCAAAACAGAAAGTGACTTGAAATCAGTTGGATTTGATTATCTGGGGTTATTCAGGCCATCCCTATTATTGGGGAACAGACATGAATTCCGCTTGGGTGAGCAGGTGGCGACCATCCTCATGAAGCCTCTCGTATGGTTGAAATTGTTTAAAAACATCCGACCTATCTATGATTACCAAGTCGCCAAAGCGCTAGTAAAAACTGCGCTGGCGCAAAAATCAAATTCTGTAGAAGTAATCTCCTCTGGAGAAATGCAAGACCTAAGCAAATGATAGTAGTTATCCAACGGGCATCCGAAGCCTCTGTAAAAATTGATGGACAAGTCAAAGCCGAAATTGGAACCGGCTTGATGATTTTGCTGGGAATAGAAGAGGCTGACACGGAAGAGGACATCACCTGGCTTTCGAAGAAAATTATCAATCTGAGGATATTTCCCGACGAAAATCAAGTAATGAACAAGAGCCTGTTGGATATAGCAGGAGAGATTTTGTTGATCTCGCAGTTTACCCTTCATGCCAGTACAAAGAAGGGAAATCGGCCATCATACATCAAAGCAGCCAAGCCTGATATTGCGATTCCCTTGTATGAAAAGATGATCCATACTTTAGAATCAGAACTTGGGAGGCCCATCGGGACCGGTGAATTTGGTGCTGATATGAAAGTGGCTTTAGTGAACGACGGGCCAGTCACTATAGTCATGGACAGCAAAAACAAGGTATAATAGCAAATAGATTTTTAATCTGCCGTCGTGGACAAGTAATTTCAAGTTTGAAATCTTTCAATCAAAAAAAGTGCAATCACTATTAAAAATCACTTCTGCCCAAGTTCTCACTAAAGGAAAACAGGTTTTCGAATCATTGGACTTCGATTGGCAGGAAGGTGAGCAGTGGGCAATAATCGGTAGCTCAGGGGCAGAGCTCACTACTTTTATAGAAACCATCCGTGGCAATGCCGTGCTGCCAAAAGGCAAGTTGGTCCGGCCTTTTGCTAAGGAATACACCGAAATGAAAACACTAGCCGGCGAGATCAATTCTTTTCGTGATCTGATCGCTTATGTTTCTCAGCGCTACGAAATACGGAACAAATCCAACCAACAAAACTTTTATTTCCAGCAGCGATTCAATGCTTCGGAAAATGAGGATACGCTGACTGTGCGTGAGTACCTGAGTCAAGTTGAGGCGAAGGTCTCTGGTCCTTGGACCTTGGAAAAGGTGGCTCATTTGCTCAGGTTGGAGTACTTGCTGGACAAGTCTGTTCTTTTGCTTTCGAATGGGGAAACCCGTAGGCTTGCATTGGGCTTGGGGCTGATGAGACAGCCGAGAATTTACCTGATGGATCAGCCAATGACAGGATTGGATGTGAAAAGCAGGGCGGAATTTGGGGAGATTTTGAAGGTTATAATTTCGAAGGGAGTGCAAGTCCTATTGACCACTTCGGCAAATGAAATTCCGGAAGGAATCACACATGTTGCCAAGTTAAGTGGAAAAGGAATCGAGAAGAGTTGGGAGGTGGCCGACTTTCATTTGACTGCCAAGCATGAACAGAAGCTTTCCTACGATTGGGAGTTACTAGATTCTCTTTTGCCAAAAAGGCCAAATGCCAATGAAGAGGTAATTCGCCTTGAAAACTTATCAATCAAATATGGGGAAAAGCAAATTCTAAACAACCTGAACTGGGAAGTGAGATCGGGTGAGCGCTGGCTGCTGAAAGGTGCAAATGGGTCTGGGAAATCTACGTTGATCAGTTTGCTGATTGGGGAAAATCCCCAAGCCTATTCTCAGAATCTTTGGCTCTTTGGACGAAAGCGGGGAACTGGGGAAAGTATCTGGGATGTGAAGCGGCCGACTGGTTTTGTAGCTCCTGAGCTTAGCCGATTTTTTCCTGCGAACCAAACTTGTAGGAAAGTGATTCTTTCGGGACTTTTTGATACTATGGGCTTATTCAAAAAGGTGAGTGCGGAACAAGAGAATTTAGCTTGGAAATGGATGACATTGTTTCATCTAGAGGCTGTAGAGAATATTCCCATCAACCGACTTTCACTGGAAAACCAACGCTGGACTTTGCTAACCCGAGCACTGATCAAGGAACCTAAACTGTTGATCCTAGATGAGGCTTCTCAGGGCATGGATGAGTTTCAGCGCAGACTTTTTAAAGATACCGTGCAGCAAATCTGTGAGCGAAGCAGCATGACGTTGGTTTATGTTAGTCATTATGCTGAGGACGTGCCTGAGGCGGTAGGGAAGGTGATTGAGCTGAGGTAATGATCTGTGAAATGGACCAGTGTGGTGGACTAATCGAGAAACTATAAGAGTGAATTAAAAAGATTGTTATAATTATGTCGTTAATTGTCAATTGTGAAATTCACCATATTTCTTTAAAAGCTCTTCAATTAGTTGATCCGAGATTCTAAAATTTGTTTCTAGTAATCTATCAATAACTGGTTTTAACCATGGAATAAGGCCTTCACTTTTGGCTCTTGCTAGTACTCCAAGAGTTCCTGTGAATTTCATTTTTAGCAGTTTGGCTACTTTCCTCCCTTTTAAATCATCCAGAATTAAAGTTGAATTAGGTATTTCATGAGCTGACGCAATTGCGCTAGCTTCACCTAGATCTAACTGAAGTTCAAGCGACTTTTTCAGATCTAGATTTTGGACATTGATAACCTGAATCCAATCAGGCAAAGGATTGCCAAATTCAATAATTATTTCGGGCGTCGTGATTATTTGAGCGTATAATTTTGGGAGAAGGTCTATTTGACCAATTTTGGTGAGGACAATTAGA
This genomic window from Algoriphagus sp. TR-M9 contains:
- a CDS encoding NAD-dependent epimerase/dehydratase family protein — its product is MRIALISGGSGLVGKAILHQLFKNEDYDYVLSVGRRKLAIKQQKLVQIEGDMAKLLNWDWEEKVRAQSLGGEHNSLLEALAEKTAEVHAFSALGTTIKQAGSKEKFYAIDHDLVIEFAKWAKSLNASKFLYVSASGADANSSIFYSQTKGKTESDLKSVGFDYLGLFRPSLLLGNRHEFRLGEQVATILMKPLVWLKLFKNIRPIYDYQVAKALVKTALAQKSNSVEVISSGEMQDLSK
- the dtd gene encoding D-aminoacyl-tRNA deacylase, coding for MIVVIQRASEASVKIDGQVKAEIGTGLMILLGIEEADTEEDITWLSKKIINLRIFPDENQVMNKSLLDIAGEILLISQFTLHASTKKGNRPSYIKAAKPDIAIPLYEKMIHTLESELGRPIGTGEFGADMKVALVNDGPVTIVMDSKNKV
- a CDS encoding ATP-binding cassette domain-containing protein; its protein translation is MQSLLKITSAQVLTKGKQVFESLDFDWQEGEQWAIIGSSGAELTTFIETIRGNAVLPKGKLVRPFAKEYTEMKTLAGEINSFRDLIAYVSQRYEIRNKSNQQNFYFQQRFNASENEDTLTVREYLSQVEAKVSGPWTLEKVAHLLRLEYLLDKSVLLLSNGETRRLALGLGLMRQPRIYLMDQPMTGLDVKSRAEFGEILKVIISKGVQVLLTTSANEIPEGITHVAKLSGKGIEKSWEVADFHLTAKHEQKLSYDWELLDSLLPKRPNANEEVIRLENLSIKYGEKQILNNLNWEVRSGERWLLKGANGSGKSTLISLLIGENPQAYSQNLWLFGRKRGTGESIWDVKRPTGFVAPELSRFFPANQTCRKVILSGLFDTMGLFKKVSAEQENLAWKWMTLFHLEAVENIPINRLSLENQRWTLLTRALIKEPKLLILDEASQGMDEFQRRLFKDTVQQICERSSMTLVYVSHYAEDVPEAVGKVIELR
- a CDS encoding DUF3368 domain-containing protein; protein product: MPSSIVISDTSSLIVLTKIGQIDLLPKLYAQIITTPEIIIEFGNPLPDWIQVINVQNLDLKKSLELQLDLGEASAIASAHEIPNSTLILDDLKGRKVAKLLKMKFTGTLGVLARAKSEGLIPWLKPVIDRLLETNFRISDQLIEELLKKYGEFHN